The Capra hircus breed San Clemente chromosome 25, ASM170441v1, whole genome shotgun sequence genome has a window encoding:
- the ABAT gene encoding 4-aminobutyrate aminotransferase, mitochondrial isoform X1 has translation MASMLLTQRLVCSFQHNYRLLVPGSRHISQAAAKVDVEFDYDGPLMKTEVPGPRSRELMKQLNIIQNAEAVHFFCNYEESRGNYLVDVDGNRMLDLYSQISSVPIGYNHPALMKLVQQPQNMSTFINRPALGILPPENFVEKLRESLLSVAPKGMSQLITMACGSCSNENAFKTIFMWYRSKERGQSSFSKEELETCMVNQAPGCPDYSILSFMGAFHGRTMGCLATTHSKAIHKIDIPSFDWPIAPFPRLKYPLEEFVKENQQEEARCLEEVEDLIVKYRKKKRTVAGIIVEPIQSEGGDNHASDDFFRKLRDISRKHGCAFLVDEVQTGGGCTGKFWAHEHWGLDDPADVMTFSKKMMTGGFFHKEELRPNAPYRIFNTWLGDPSKNLLLAEVINVIKREDLLNNAAHAGKVLLTGLLDLQARFPQLISRVRGRGTFCSFDTPDESVRNKLISIARNKGLMLGGCGDKSIRFRPTLVFRDHHAHLFLNVFSDILADFK, from the exons ATGGCCTCCATGTTGCTCACCCAGCGGCTGGTCTGCAGCTTCCAGCACAACTACCGCCTGTTGGTGCCGG GTTCCAGACACATCAGTCAGGCTGCAGCCAAAGTCGACGTTGAATTTGACTATGATGGACCTTTGATGAAGACGGAAGTCCCAGGGCCTAGATCTCGG GAGCTAATGAAACAGTTGAATATAATTCAG AATGCAGAGGCTGTACACTTTTTCTGCAATTATGAAGAAAGTCGAGGCAATTACCTGGTGGATGTGGACGGCAACCGGATGTTGGATCTTTATTCCCAGATCTCCTCTGTCCCTATAG GTTACAACCATCCTGCTCTCATGAAACTTGTCCAACAGCCTCAAAATATG AGCACATTCATCAACAGACCTGCCCTCGGAATCCTTCCTCCGGAGAACTTTGTGGAGAAGCTCCGGGAGTCCCTGCTCTCG GTGGCTCCCAAAGGGATGTCCCAGCTCATCACGATGGCCTGCGGCTCCTGCTCCAATGAGAATGCCTTCAAGACCATCTTCATGTGGTACAGG AGCAAGGAAAGGGGCCAGTCGAGTTTCTCCAAAGAGGAGCTGGAGACGTGCATGGTCAACCAG GCCCCTGGGTGCCCTGACTACAGCATCCTCTCCTTCATGGGTGCTTTCCACGGGAGGACCATGG GTTGCTTAGCAACCACACACTCCAAAGCCATTCACAAGATCGACATCCCCTCCTTCGACTGGCCCATCGCACCGTTCCCACGGCTGAAATATCCTTTGGAAGAGTTTGTGAAAGAGAACCAACAAGAGGAGGCCCGCTGTCTAGAAGAG GTGGAGGACCTGATCGTGAAATACCGGAAGAAGAAGAGGACGGTGGCCGGCATCATTGTGGAACCCATCCAGTCTGAGGGTGGAGACAACCACGCGTCGGATGACTTCTTCCGGAAGCTGAGAGACATCTCCAGGAAG CACGGCTGTGCCTTCTTGGTGGACGAGGTCCAGACTGGAGGAGGCTGTACCGGCAAGTTCTGGGCCCACGAGCACTGGGGCTTGGATGACCCGGCGGACGTGATGACCTTCAGCAAGAAGATGATGACCGGGGGCTTCTTCCACAAGGAGGAGTTGCGGCCCAACGCT CCTTACCGGATCTTCAACACGTGGCTGGGAGACCCATCCAAGAACCTGCTGCTGGCCGAGGTCATCAACGTCATCAAGCGAGAGGACCTGCTAAACAACGCAGCCCATGCTGGGAAGGTCCTGCTCACGGGACTGCTCGACCTCCAG GCCCGGTTCCCCCAGCTCATCAGCAGAGTCAGAGGGCGAGGCACCTTCTGCTCCTTCGACACTCCAGATGAATCCGTGCGGAATAAACTCATTTCAATAGCCAGAAACAAAG
- the ABAT gene encoding 4-aminobutyrate aminotransferase, mitochondrial isoform X2: protein MASMLLTQRLVCSFQHNYRLLVPGSRHISQAAAKVDVEFDYDGPLMKTEVPGPRSRELMKQLNIIQNAEAVHFFCNYEESRGNYLVDVDGNRMLDLYSQISSVPIGYNHPALMKLVQQPQNMSTFINRPALGILPPENFVEKLRESLLSVAPKGMSQLITMACGSCSNENAFKTIFMWYRSKERGQSSFSKEELETCMVNQAPGCPDYSILSFMGAFHGRTMGCLATTHSKAIHKIDIPSFDWPIAPFPRLKYPLEEFVKENQQEEARCLEEVEDLIVKYRKKKRTVAGIIVEPIQSEGGDNHASDDFFRKLRDISRKPYRIFNTWLGDPSKNLLLAEVINVIKREDLLNNAAHAGKVLLTGLLDLQARFPQLISRVRGRGTFCSFDTPDESVRNKLISIARNKGLMLGGCGDKSIRFRPTLVFRDHHAHLFLNVFSDILADFK from the exons ATGGCCTCCATGTTGCTCACCCAGCGGCTGGTCTGCAGCTTCCAGCACAACTACCGCCTGTTGGTGCCGG GTTCCAGACACATCAGTCAGGCTGCAGCCAAAGTCGACGTTGAATTTGACTATGATGGACCTTTGATGAAGACGGAAGTCCCAGGGCCTAGATCTCGG GAGCTAATGAAACAGTTGAATATAATTCAG AATGCAGAGGCTGTACACTTTTTCTGCAATTATGAAGAAAGTCGAGGCAATTACCTGGTGGATGTGGACGGCAACCGGATGTTGGATCTTTATTCCCAGATCTCCTCTGTCCCTATAG GTTACAACCATCCTGCTCTCATGAAACTTGTCCAACAGCCTCAAAATATG AGCACATTCATCAACAGACCTGCCCTCGGAATCCTTCCTCCGGAGAACTTTGTGGAGAAGCTCCGGGAGTCCCTGCTCTCG GTGGCTCCCAAAGGGATGTCCCAGCTCATCACGATGGCCTGCGGCTCCTGCTCCAATGAGAATGCCTTCAAGACCATCTTCATGTGGTACAGG AGCAAGGAAAGGGGCCAGTCGAGTTTCTCCAAAGAGGAGCTGGAGACGTGCATGGTCAACCAG GCCCCTGGGTGCCCTGACTACAGCATCCTCTCCTTCATGGGTGCTTTCCACGGGAGGACCATGG GTTGCTTAGCAACCACACACTCCAAAGCCATTCACAAGATCGACATCCCCTCCTTCGACTGGCCCATCGCACCGTTCCCACGGCTGAAATATCCTTTGGAAGAGTTTGTGAAAGAGAACCAACAAGAGGAGGCCCGCTGTCTAGAAGAG GTGGAGGACCTGATCGTGAAATACCGGAAGAAGAAGAGGACGGTGGCCGGCATCATTGTGGAACCCATCCAGTCTGAGGGTGGAGACAACCACGCGTCGGATGACTTCTTCCGGAAGCTGAGAGACATCTCCAGGAAG CCTTACCGGATCTTCAACACGTGGCTGGGAGACCCATCCAAGAACCTGCTGCTGGCCGAGGTCATCAACGTCATCAAGCGAGAGGACCTGCTAAACAACGCAGCCCATGCTGGGAAGGTCCTGCTCACGGGACTGCTCGACCTCCAG GCCCGGTTCCCCCAGCTCATCAGCAGAGTCAGAGGGCGAGGCACCTTCTGCTCCTTCGACACTCCAGATGAATCCGTGCGGAATAAACTCATTTCAATAGCCAGAAACAAAG